A genomic window from Ilyobacter polytropus DSM 2926 includes:
- a CDS encoding uridine kinase family protein, which translates to MENYNERNYYTTLKFILIKATYDLFPEAEVKIHHSLNKGIYGEILKDPKIRSEDILAIKNRMNELIREDIPIRPVIMPVCDIEKHDCIYNRPDMRRLIEYSDWVDLRVYEMEGFYDYYHNGMLSSTGYLNLFDLSPYNGGFILKYPFQNDPYRIPVETDHKKLAKIFHESEEWGQIMEVSDVGALNEKILNNEIAELIMVNEALHHKKLSFIADEIAKKENVKLVTVAGPSSSGKTTFTQRLAIHLRVNGLKPLVISLDNYYIGRALLPLDENGKKDFESIKALDTKLLNKNLKDLMNGKEVEIPKYNFFSGEREYTGKRVKLAKNGIILIEGIHGLNEELTRDIPKQNKYKIYISCLTTLNVDDHNRIPTSEVRKLRRIVRDSLSRGTGAEGTLNMWESVRRGEEKNIFPFQEEADAIFDSNLIYELGVLKKYAHGELKKVKPGSIFYEESQRLIKFLNYFREINHDFVPDDSILKEFIGGSYFYKY; encoded by the coding sequence ATGGAAAACTACAATGAAAGAAACTACTATACAACTTTGAAATTCATTTTGATCAAGGCTACTTACGACCTGTTTCCAGAGGCAGAAGTTAAGATACACCACTCTCTAAATAAAGGAATCTACGGTGAAATCCTAAAGGATCCTAAAATACGTTCTGAGGATATTTTAGCTATAAAAAACAGAATGAATGAACTTATAAGGGAAGATATTCCCATAAGGCCTGTTATTATGCCTGTCTGTGACATTGAAAAACATGACTGTATTTATAACAGACCAGACATGAGAAGGCTTATTGAGTACAGCGATTGGGTTGACCTAAGAGTCTATGAAATGGAAGGTTTTTATGACTATTATCACAATGGTATGTTAAGTAGTACCGGTTATCTCAACTTGTTCGATTTGTCACCTTATAACGGAGGATTTATTTTAAAATATCCTTTCCAAAATGACCCCTATAGAATACCTGTGGAAACTGACCATAAAAAACTTGCAAAAATATTTCATGAATCAGAAGAATGGGGTCAGATAATGGAAGTTTCAGATGTGGGAGCCTTAAATGAAAAAATACTAAACAATGAGATAGCCGAACTCATAATGGTAAATGAAGCCCTGCATCATAAAAAACTTTCATTTATTGCTGACGAAATCGCCAAAAAAGAAAATGTTAAATTAGTTACAGTAGCCGGGCCTTCGTCTTCTGGTAAAACCACTTTCACCCAAAGGCTTGCAATACATCTGAGGGTAAATGGCCTAAAGCCACTTGTTATCTCTCTAGATAACTACTATATCGGGAGAGCGCTGCTTCCCTTAGACGAAAATGGAAAAAAAGATTTTGAATCAATAAAAGCTCTGGATACAAAACTATTAAATAAAAACTTGAAAGACCTTATGAACGGAAAAGAGGTAGAAATACCAAAATATAACTTCTTCAGTGGAGAGAGGGAATACACAGGTAAGAGAGTAAAATTAGCAAAAAATGGGATTATTCTTATAGAGGGAATACACGGTCTAAATGAAGAACTCACCCGGGATATACCAAAACAAAATAAATATAAAATTTATATTAGCTGCCTGACCACCCTAAATGTCGATGACCATAATAGAATTCCAACAAGTGAAGTCAGAAAACTTCGAAGGATTGTAAGAGATAGCCTTTCAAGAGGTACCGGTGCAGAGGGAACATTAAATATGTGGGAATCTGTGAGACGTGGAGAAGAAAAAAATATATTCCCCTTCCAAGAAGAGGCTGATGCAATATTTGATTCAAACCTAATTTATGAATTGGGGGTACTTAAAAAATATGCTCACGGGGAATTAAAGAAAGTGAAACCGGGAAGTATATTTTACGAGGAGTCTCAGAGACTTATTAAGTTTTTAAATTATTTCAGAGAGATAAATCACGACTTTGTTCCTGATGACTCTATTCTCAAAGAATTTATAGGCGGAAGTTATTTTTATAAATACTAA
- the dnaN gene encoding DNA polymerase III subunit beta, whose amino-acid sequence MKIRVNREELIKLLSNLSVVIKENSIKPVISGTKLEAKNGMAVFTGSNLEFSFISSIPAQIENEGVTVFKIPLILEYIKLLEVENLDITVSEGKLLIHRAEFSIMDWEEYPEIKQPESENIFEVESQEIISAFEKVKFSAFPTADNLAINCIRMACDDNELNMISTDSYRLTKYFLETPCKSKMEVSIPLESVNIICKLLKDSEEKASFGVKNGILTIKKGNSFMSTRLIELPFPDYKTIFKNMSYTKNIELNTADFKGSMKKVLTVAKRNIETKNGAIFEFKGNRLISTVSSGSAKTVQKIDTIKEGEDFKASLNVKFVYDFISNIQKNILIKATNSSSMFIMEEAGNKNYKYILMPLALRD is encoded by the coding sequence ATGAAAATCAGAGTAAACAGAGAGGAACTTATTAAACTCCTTTCAAATCTTTCTGTAGTAATAAAAGAAAATTCAATAAAACCCGTAATATCCGGTACAAAATTAGAAGCAAAAAATGGAATGGCTGTATTCACTGGTTCAAATCTTGAATTCAGTTTTATATCTTCTATCCCTGCACAGATAGAAAATGAAGGTGTAACAGTATTTAAAATTCCTCTTATTCTGGAGTATATCAAACTTTTAGAGGTAGAAAATCTTGATATAACAGTGAGCGAGGGTAAACTTTTGATTCACAGAGCAGAATTTTCAATAATGGACTGGGAAGAATATCCAGAGATAAAGCAACCTGAGTCTGAAAATATTTTTGAAGTTGAAAGTCAGGAGATAATATCAGCTTTTGAAAAGGTTAAATTTTCAGCTTTTCCAACTGCAGATAATCTGGCCATAAACTGCATAAGAATGGCCTGTGATGACAATGAGTTAAATATGATCTCTACAGATTCATACAGACTAACAAAATATTTTCTTGAGACCCCTTGCAAAAGTAAAATGGAAGTATCAATTCCCCTTGAAAGTGTAAATATAATATGTAAGCTATTGAAAGATTCAGAAGAAAAAGCTTCTTTTGGGGTTAAAAACGGTATTTTAACAATAAAAAAAGGAAATTCTTTTATGTCTACAAGACTTATCGAACTTCCATTCCCCGACTATAAAACAATATTTAAAAATATGTCCTATACAAAAAATATAGAACTTAACACAGCAGACTTTAAGGGAAGTATGAAAAAAGTCCTTACTGTGGCTAAGAGAAATATCGAGACAAAAAACGGGGCTATCTTTGAATTTAAAGGAAATCGACTTATTTCAACTGTTTCTTCAGGGAGTGCAAAGACAGTCCAAAAGATAGATACGATAAAAGAAGGAGAAGATTTCAAAGCCTCTTTAAATGTAAAATTTGTATATGACTTTATATCTAATATCCAAAAAAATATCCTTATCAAGGCTACGAACTCCAGTTCTATGTTCATAATGGAAGAGGCTGGAAATAAAAACTATAAATATATACTTATGCCTTTAGCATTGAGAGATTAA
- a CDS encoding cation:proton antiporter, producing the protein MKTLLSLAILLIGGHYAGKIAEKMKLPKLMGMIIFGCIVGPAYLNQIDSLTLHMSKELKSIALVTVLITGGLGISTEQLKKMGRPALLLSFIPAGLEGFAVAFAAMKLFGFTFIQGGILGFIISAVSPAVLIPSMVDLISRGIGQRKAIPQMMLAGGSADDSIAIALFTTFMSLYLGSSSGIASNLLLVPVSIVLGVFSGIAAALLLKFLCKITKNPITHCFLVLATGVGMRVLEELKILKINSLIGVMVMGFVISNYCEEELGTSLKQTLGKVWQVGQIYLFTLVGTAINPTLIGNLLIPGTLAIMSALVIRSIGTWISLIGTDLTYKERLFCVIAYLPKATVQSAKAGVPLQMGVVGGELIQAVSILSVLITAPIGAIGIKLTAIPLLEPESQLKVSQEYLK; encoded by the coding sequence ATGAAAACACTACTTTCTCTGGCTATTCTCCTTATAGGGGGACATTATGCCGGTAAAATTGCAGAAAAGATGAAACTTCCAAAACTAATGGGTATGATTATCTTCGGATGTATCGTCGGTCCTGCATACCTAAACCAGATAGACAGCCTTACCCTGCATATGAGTAAGGAATTAAAAAGTATAGCCTTGGTTACTGTTCTTATTACAGGAGGACTGGGAATAAGTACAGAACAATTGAAAAAAATGGGTCGTCCTGCTCTTTTATTAAGCTTTATTCCAGCAGGACTTGAAGGCTTTGCAGTTGCCTTTGCAGCAATGAAACTTTTCGGATTTACTTTTATACAGGGTGGAATTTTAGGATTTATAATATCTGCAGTGAGTCCTGCTGTACTGATTCCCTCTATGGTTGACCTTATAAGCAGAGGAATAGGTCAGAGAAAGGCCATACCTCAGATGATGTTAGCTGGAGGATCAGCAGATGACAGTATCGCAATAGCTCTTTTTACTACATTTATGAGTCTTTATCTTGGATCTTCTTCAGGAATAGCATCCAACTTATTGTTGGTGCCGGTCTCTATAGTTTTAGGAGTTTTTTCTGGTATCGCCGCGGCACTTTTATTAAAATTTTTATGTAAAATTACAAAAAATCCTATAACTCACTGTTTTTTAGTATTGGCAACCGGTGTTGGGATGAGAGTCTTAGAAGAATTAAAAATTCTTAAAATCAACTCCCTTATTGGGGTTATGGTCATGGGATTTGTTATAAGTAACTACTGTGAAGAAGAGCTTGGAACTAGTTTAAAACAGACTCTAGGAAAGGTATGGCAGGTTGGACAGATATATCTGTTTACCCTTGTGGGTACTGCAATTAATCCTACTCTTATAGGAAATTTACTTATTCCTGGAACACTGGCCATTATGAGTGCCCTGGTAATTAGGTCAATAGGAACATGGATCTCGCTTATCGGAACAGACTTAACATATAAAGAAAGATTATTTTGTGTTATTGCTTACCTCCCAAAGGCAACTGTGCAGTCTGCCAAGGCGGGTGTACCACTTCAAATGGGAGTGGTCGGAGGCGAACTGATACAGGCTGTATCCATTCTGAGCGTCCTTATAACGGCTCCTATAGGGGCTATAGGCATAAAGCTCACAGCTATACCTCTATTAGAGCCAGAAAGCCAATTAAAAGTATCACAGGAATACCTAAAATAA
- a CDS encoding sensor histidine kinase, giving the protein MKGKISRDIFFYMMIISILPIFLIYLLNATLLDSYSLNKKKEELHKISTLLTEGDGNINIPRLKRESNIEVYFLNMEDRYQYRIDDDVRGILDDLDWADVEIGANIEKVYQKEQGINLLVNITKITNQMFLVITTPVSSVENSVKISREFYYYSFFLVAFLSLAVSYIFSNKVSKPIIRLEKNAKNISRLNFDEKVDIKTGNELESLGESINTMSEKLESAIGNLKNANTQLEIDLENERKLEIMRRSFISSVNHELKTPLAIMRVYAEGLLEGVACGEEIEEYCSTIVEEVENMEKIVKELLYFSEIEAGYKKAQMESFRIDSLVENVLENYSYDFKEKKVKLNFLLKNEEVYGDIKLVERVLENFFSNAVTYVPENGEIKITGTAKDGFLKIRIYNSGDKIPEDKINDIWKPFFKLDKARTRKYGGTGLGLSIVKKILDIHNSDYGVHNLADGVEFFFTLKKS; this is encoded by the coding sequence ATGAAAGGTAAAATAAGCAGGGATATATTTTTTTATATGATGATAATATCCATACTGCCCATATTTCTGATATATCTTTTGAATGCGACGCTTCTAGATAGCTACTCTTTAAACAAAAAAAAGGAAGAACTTCATAAAATATCAACACTTCTCACAGAAGGAGACGGCAACATAAACATTCCTAGGCTAAAGAGGGAGAGCAATATAGAGGTTTATTTTCTCAATATGGAGGACAGGTATCAGTACCGTATAGATGACGATGTGAGGGGAATTTTAGACGATTTAGACTGGGCTGATGTGGAGATCGGTGCCAATATAGAGAAAGTATATCAGAAAGAACAGGGAATAAACCTTCTGGTCAATATAACAAAAATAACAAATCAGATGTTTTTAGTTATAACAACCCCGGTATCTTCTGTAGAGAATTCTGTAAAAATAAGCAGGGAATTTTATTACTATAGTTTTTTTCTTGTTGCTTTCTTATCCCTGGCTGTTTCATATATATTTTCTAATAAGGTTTCTAAACCAATTATTCGTCTAGAAAAAAATGCCAAGAATATATCGAGACTCAATTTTGATGAAAAAGTGGATATAAAAACTGGAAATGAACTTGAAAGTCTAGGGGAAAGTATAAATACTATGTCTGAAAAGCTTGAAAGTGCCATTGGAAATCTTAAAAATGCCAATACTCAGCTAGAGATTGACCTAGAAAACGAAAGAAAACTGGAAATAATGAGGCGTAGCTTTATATCTAGTGTAAATCATGAACTCAAGACACCCCTTGCCATCATGAGGGTATATGCAGAAGGACTCCTCGAAGGAGTAGCTTGCGGTGAAGAGATTGAGGAATACTGTTCGACTATTGTAGAAGAAGTTGAAAACATGGAAAAAATAGTAAAAGAACTTCTGTATTTTTCAGAAATAGAAGCGGGATACAAAAAAGCCCAAATGGAATCTTTCAGAATAGACTCACTTGTAGAAAATGTACTGGAAAACTACTCCTATGACTTTAAGGAGAAAAAAGTTAAATTGAATTTTTTATTGAAAAATGAAGAAGTTTATGGAGATATAAAACTCGTTGAAAGAGTTTTGGAAAACTTTTTTAGTAATGCTGTTACCTATGTTCCTGAAAATGGGGAAATCAAAATAACGGGAACTGCAAAAGATGGCTTTCTTAAAATAAGGATTTATAATAGTGGAGATAAAATTCCAGAAGATAAAATCAATGACATATGGAAACCTTTCTTCAAACTTGATAAAGCCAGAACTAGAAAGTATGGCGGAACAGGATTAGGGCTCTCTATAGTAAAGAAAATATTGGATATTCATAACTCTGACTATGGAGTTCATAACCTCGCAGACGGTGTTGAGTTTTTCTTTACTCTGAAGAAATCATAA
- a CDS encoding response regulator transcription factor — protein MERILLLEDEDKMRKVVKNFLVKAGYEVIEACDGEEALELFYENTFDLAILDVMVPKIDGWTICRKIRKESKIPIIMLTARSTEDDELFGFDLGADEYITKPFSLKILLARVKVLLKRKDTKTEENSLKVGKLEIDSSSHRVIFFDEILDLTPKEYDMLLMMVENKDIAISRERFLNQIWGFDYYGDLRTVDTHVKQLRKKLKGKHIKTVRGVGYRFEEE, from the coding sequence ATGGAAAGAATTTTACTTTTAGAAGATGAGGATAAAATGAGAAAGGTGGTAAAGAACTTTCTTGTAAAAGCCGGTTATGAGGTTATAGAGGCCTGCGACGGAGAAGAAGCTTTAGAATTATTTTACGAGAATACTTTTGATCTGGCAATTTTAGATGTTATGGTTCCCAAAATTGACGGATGGACTATATGCAGGAAAATAAGAAAAGAGTCTAAAATTCCAATTATAATGTTGACTGCAAGAAGTACTGAGGATGACGAGCTGTTTGGATTTGATCTAGGGGCGGATGAATATATAACTAAGCCCTTCAGCCTTAAAATACTCTTAGCAAGAGTCAAGGTGCTGTTAAAAAGAAAAGATACTAAAACAGAAGAGAATAGCTTAAAAGTTGGTAAATTAGAAATTGACTCTAGTAGCCATCGGGTAATTTTTTTTGATGAAATTTTGGATTTGACTCCAAAGGAGTATGATATGCTCCTTATGATGGTTGAAAACAAAGATATTGCTATTTCCAGAGAGAGATTTTTAAACCAGATATGGGGTTTTGATTATTATGGAGACCTTCGAACTGTGGACACCCATGTAAAACAGCTGCGTAAAAAACTTAAAGGGAAACATATTAAGACTGTTCGTGGAGTTGGGTATAGGTTTGAGGAGGAATAA
- a CDS encoding mechanosensitive ion channel family protein, with translation MENMKLFITSNFADLFMKLLGAIVIFIIGKFVINNIMALVHKAMYKRKTDPMVHSFAVSCLRSLSYVILVIITASVVGIQMTSLVAILGAATFAVGLALQGSLSNFAGGVLILIFKPFEIGHYIEAAGHSGTVEGIQIFYTVLNTPDNKKIIIPNGELSNNSLINYSKNDKRRVDIDFGISYGDDFKKAISFLNEIAHSHEKVLKDDPITIRVKELGDSSVNITYRVWCRTADYWTVYFDSIEKAKEIFDREKIEIPFPQMDVNFNPKNMEK, from the coding sequence ATGGAGAACATGAAGCTTTTTATCACAAGTAACTTTGCTGATCTTTTCATGAAGTTACTAGGGGCGATAGTTATTTTCATAATCGGTAAATTTGTCATTAATAACATTATGGCATTGGTTCATAAGGCAATGTATAAGAGAAAGACAGACCCTATGGTACATTCCTTTGCAGTATCATGCTTACGATCTCTGAGCTATGTTATTTTGGTAATAATAACAGCATCTGTAGTGGGAATCCAGATGACATCACTTGTTGCAATTCTAGGTGCGGCAACTTTTGCAGTAGGTCTAGCCTTACAGGGAAGTTTGTCAAATTTTGCAGGAGGAGTTCTTATCCTTATTTTTAAGCCTTTTGAGATAGGTCACTATATAGAGGCGGCAGGTCATTCAGGAACTGTTGAAGGGATTCAGATATTTTATACAGTTTTGAATACTCCAGACAACAAAAAAATCATAATTCCTAATGGAGAATTGTCTAATAACTCATTGATCAACTATTCCAAAAATGATAAAAGAAGAGTAGATATTGATTTTGGAATTTCCTATGGAGATGATTTTAAGAAAGCTATTTCATTTTTAAACGAGATAGCCCATTCACATGAAAAAGTATTGAAAGATGACCCTATCACTATAAGGGTAAAAGAATTAGGAGATTCTTCTGTAAATATAACTTACAGAGTGTGGTGTAGGACTGCAGACTACTGGACAGTATATTTTGATTCAATTGAAAAAGCCAAAGAAATTTTTGACAGAGAAAAAATAGAGATACCGTTTCCTCAAATGGATGTTAATTTTAATCCTAAAAATATGGAAAAGTAA
- a CDS encoding glutamine synthetase III, producing MKNNDFKVRPLTEVYGTNCFNEATLKQRVPKSIFKEFKKVQNGEKDLTLNVAEVIANAMKDWALEKGATHFTHWFQPLTGITAEKHDSFVNPGPDGNVMLEFSGKELIKGEPDASSFPSGGLRATFEARGYTAWDTTSPAFLREDQTGITLYIPTAFVSYKGHALDKKVPLLRSMAAVEKQSLRVLKALGDTKTKKTYTTLGVEQEYFLVEKDFYEKRLDLMHTGRTLLGAASAKEQELTGHYFGTIKERVATFMQDLDLELWKIGVSSKTKHNEVAPNQFEVASVFSTANVATDSNQLTMDIIQKVAVRHGLVALLHEKPFAGVNGSGKHNNWSLATESANLLEPGDSPKDNAQFLVFLSSVIEAVDRYAPLLRLSAASANNDHRLGGHEAPPAIISVFLGDQLSDVLANVAGVATESAAVSSKLEIGVDSLPKLPKDLTDRNRTSPFAFTGNKFEFRMVGSSASTSGPNVILNTIVAEVLSEYADILEKAEDKNEAIKQIITNAYTEHGKVVFNGNGYGEEWIVEAEKRGLPNLKATSDVLKYNLAPETIEVFEKHMVLTAEELESRHNIYSEIYVNQVELEAKVITKMSETEVAPAANKYMKEIADTINSSKEFLPESLLKSQKDLVVSIAENVDTLLNETKALETIIANKPEDLDAEVQYARKEILPAMDKIRTAADNLETLCSKEIWPMPTYEELLYKL from the coding sequence ATGAAAAATAATGATTTTAAAGTGAGACCTTTGACTGAAGTTTATGGAACTAACTGTTTTAATGAGGCTACTTTAAAGCAAAGAGTACCTAAAAGTATTTTTAAAGAGTTTAAAAAAGTACAAAATGGAGAAAAAGATCTTACGTTAAATGTTGCAGAAGTTATTGCAAACGCTATGAAGGATTGGGCACTTGAGAAAGGAGCGACTCACTTTACTCACTGGTTCCAACCACTTACAGGAATTACAGCTGAAAAGCATGATTCTTTTGTTAATCCAGGCCCAGACGGAAACGTAATGTTAGAATTCTCTGGAAAAGAGCTAATAAAAGGAGAACCTGATGCATCATCATTCCCAAGTGGAGGACTAAGAGCTACTTTTGAAGCTAGAGGTTATACTGCATGGGATACTACATCACCTGCATTCTTGAGAGAGGATCAGACTGGTATAACTCTTTACATACCTACAGCTTTTGTTTCATACAAGGGACATGCTTTAGATAAAAAAGTTCCTCTTTTAAGATCTATGGCAGCTGTTGAAAAACAATCTTTAAGAGTTTTAAAAGCTTTAGGAGATACAAAAACTAAAAAAACATATACTACTTTAGGAGTAGAGCAAGAGTACTTCTTAGTAGAGAAAGATTTCTATGAAAAAAGATTAGACCTTATGCATACTGGTAGAACATTATTAGGTGCCGCTTCTGCAAAAGAGCAGGAACTTACAGGTCACTACTTTGGTACTATAAAAGAAAGAGTAGCTACATTCATGCAGGATCTAGACCTTGAGCTATGGAAAATCGGAGTTTCGTCTAAGACAAAGCATAATGAAGTTGCACCAAATCAATTTGAGGTTGCATCAGTATTCTCTACAGCAAACGTAGCAACTGATAGTAATCAACTTACTATGGATATTATCCAAAAGGTAGCAGTTAGACATGGACTAGTAGCTCTTTTACATGAAAAACCTTTTGCAGGAGTAAATGGTTCTGGAAAGCATAATAACTGGTCTCTTGCAACTGAAAGTGCGAACTTACTTGAGCCAGGAGATAGCCCTAAAGATAACGCTCAGTTCCTTGTATTCCTAAGTTCTGTAATAGAGGCTGTGGATAGATATGCTCCACTTCTAAGACTATCTGCTGCAAGTGCGAATAATGACCACAGATTAGGAGGACATGAAGCACCTCCAGCAATTATATCTGTTTTCTTGGGAGATCAACTTTCAGATGTACTTGCTAATGTAGCAGGAGTTGCAACTGAAAGTGCAGCTGTATCTTCAAAACTTGAGATTGGAGTAGACTCTCTTCCAAAATTACCAAAAGACCTTACAGACAGAAACAGAACTTCTCCGTTTGCCTTTACAGGAAATAAATTTGAATTTAGAATGGTTGGATCTTCAGCATCTACTTCAGGTCCAAATGTAATCCTAAATACAATTGTTGCAGAGGTACTTTCAGAATATGCAGATATTCTTGAAAAAGCAGAAGATAAAAATGAAGCTATAAAGCAAATCATTACTAATGCATACACTGAGCATGGAAAAGTTGTATTCAACGGAAATGGTTATGGAGAAGAGTGGATAGTAGAAGCTGAAAAGAGAGGTCTTCCAAACTTAAAGGCTACAAGTGACGTATTAAAATATAACTTAGCTCCAGAAACAATAGAAGTATTTGAAAAGCACATGGTTCTAACTGCAGAAGAATTAGAGTCAAGACATAACATTTATAGTGAAATTTATGTAAATCAAGTAGAACTTGAAGCAAAAGTAATAACAAAAATGTCTGAGACTGAAGTTGCTCCTGCTGCTAACAAGTACATGAAAGAAATAGCAGATACAATCAACAGTAGTAAAGAATTTTTACCTGAAAGCTTATTAAAAAGTCAAAAAGACCTTGTTGTTTCAATAGCTGAAAACGTTGATACACTTTTGAATGAGACAAAAGCTTTAGAGACAATAATTGCTAATAAACCAGAAGACTTAGATGCTGAAGTTCAGTACGCAAGAAAAGAGATATTACCAGCGATGGATAAAATCAGAACTGCAGCTGATAATTTAGAAACTTTATGTTCTAAAGAAATTTGGCCTATGCCAACTTATGAAGAGTTACTTTATAAGTTATAA
- a CDS encoding SIR2 family NAD-dependent protein deacylase, with translation MTNFINRLRDGENIVLWIGDILGKLMGYPSKRELAKLIYEDLDKYSKLEVTDTNSLAEVCQVYLDSVTGSKLKLLNKLKNSYSNTRATSDLLYLFPKSPFIDAVVTTNFDTLIENSYGPDIFKVDIQNEGEVESDLPRLYKINGDFEHMDKMLVTKQDFRKLKLLTLYSPLFENLKRELKGKLLLFIGYDLEDPDTREILSFVYNKLGDSKPNAYFVTSSSIINTETINWLNSNEIKLLKQNEIEFLNELKKYLIEKQHIFETTDTPQELSVKKKFR, from the coding sequence ATGACAAATTTTATAAATAGATTACGAGACGGGGAAAATATTGTATTATGGATAGGAGATATTTTAGGAAAATTGATGGGTTATCCCAGCAAAAGAGAGTTAGCTAAGCTTATATATGAAGATTTGGATAAGTATTCAAAGTTAGAGGTTACTGACACCAACTCTTTAGCTGAGGTGTGTCAAGTTTATTTAGACAGCGTGACAGGAAGCAAATTGAAGCTTCTTAACAAGTTAAAGAACTCTTATTCGAATACAAGGGCAACCTCTGATCTTCTCTATTTGTTTCCAAAATCTCCCTTTATTGATGCAGTTGTAACAACAAATTTTGATACTCTTATTGAAAATTCCTATGGGCCTGATATCTTTAAGGTAGATATACAGAATGAAGGTGAAGTAGAATCTGACTTACCTAGACTTTACAAAATAAATGGGGATTTTGAACACATGGATAAAATGCTTGTTACAAAACAGGATTTCAGAAAGTTAAAATTATTGACACTTTATAGTCCTCTTTTTGAAAATCTGAAACGTGAACTGAAAGGGAAACTTCTTTTATTTATTGGTTATGACTTAGAGGATCCCGATACAAGAGAGATTTTATCTTTTGTATATAATAAATTAGGTGATTCAAAACCAAATGCCTATTTTGTAACATCTTCCTCTATTATAAATACAGAAACAATTAATTGGCTGAATTCCAATGAGATAAAGCTCTTAAAACAAAATGAAATTGAATTTTTAAATGAACTGAAAAAATATTTGATAGAAAAACAGCATATTTTTGAAACTACTGACACCCCTCAAGAGTTGTCAGTAAAAAAAAAGTTCAGGTAA